The following DNA comes from bacterium.
CCACCATGTACACTGCGACCAGCGTGCCCGATGCCGTCGCGGCCCACCCGGACAGTTCGTCCTCCGCGAAGCTGATGCTGAGCGGGAAGAATGCGGAGCACGCGAGCCCCGCGAAACCGAACGCAACCACGCCCGCCGTGGCCCCGCCGACGCGCGGGATCGCGACGAACGCGGCCAGGACCAAGACCGGGAGCGCGCGGTAGATCCCGGTCTCGGGGACCCAGGCCGAGACGGCGGCTGCGCCGATCCGTCCGGCGGTGACCATCGCCCAGAACGCGGCGAGGGCCACGTCGGCCCAGTACGCGGAGACGCCCGCGTCCCCGTGCAGATAGATCGTGGCCCAGTTGCCGAAGAGCGTTTCGCAGGTCCCGTACAACGCCACCGCGCCCGCGTAGACCCACAGGCGTCGCGCGAACCGGGGAGGGAAGGCCGCGCGGATCGACGCCGGACCGCGTGCGTCCGATGCCGCGCGAAGGCGTTGCGTGAGGCTGGCCGCCACGAGTCCGAGCAGGGCGAGCGCGACACCGGACGGCAGGAGCCACCACGCAGTTCCCCGCATGAAGACCGCGGCGAGCACCGGCGCGAGCGTCGTGCCGGTCCCGAGAAACGCGTGGAGCGCTGGCAGCGCGGCCTCGGTGCGCGTCGGGAAGAGCGTCTGCACATACGTGTTGAGCGCCGTGAGCGTGGCGCCGAACCCGGCGCCCAACGCCGCTGTGGCCACGAGCAGCGCGCCGTAGGCGGCGTCTGGCCGTCCGGTCACGCGCTGGCTGAGGACGAGCACGCCCATCGACACCACGTTGGCGCACAGGCCGCCGACGAGCACCCACTTCATGCCGACGCGGCTCGCGAGCCGCGGACTCAGGCTGGAGGCGATGATCGCCAGGACGACGAGCGGGAGGAACAACGCTCCGTACCGGCTGGCGCTCAGGCCGTAGAGGCGCGGACTGGTCAGCACGCCGCCGAGCGCCGGAAAGGTCACGAGGGCGACCCCCTGGGCGAGCCCGGACAGGTAGACGACGGCGATCTCAGCCGGCCGCGGCGCCATGCGGGATCCTCGCTCGGGCTACGCGGCACCCAGGCGCGCGCGCAGGTGCTCGGCGACGCGAAGCGCGTTCGCGATGATCGTCAACGACGGGTTCACGGAGGAAATCGACGGGAAGAAGCTGCCGTCCACGACGTAGAGATTCGCGACGTCGTGCGTCCGGCACATGAGATCGAGCACGGACGTTCGGGGATCCGTGCCGAAGCGACACGTGCCCACCTGATGACACACGGCGGCGAGCGGTACCCGCTTGGCGAAATAGGCGGTGTGGGGCAGGAACGTGTGCGCGTGTCCCGTTCGCCGGAGCATCTGTTCGAGGAGCCCCACCAACCGACGGTGCGGTTCCTCGTTGTTCGGCGCGTAGGTGAGGACGATCTGGTCAGCTGCGTCCAGCGTCACTCGGTTGTCGGGACGGGGCAGGTCCTCCGTGGTCATCCACCAGTCCACGGCGTGGCCGGTCACGTACTCGAGCGCGCCGTACGGGGTCACCGCCGGGGTTTCCCCCCGGAGCATCTCCGGCTTCGACTTCCCCATGAGTTGGATGTGGCCGAGCGGGTAGTCCACATCCGGTCCGGTGAAGTAGAAGTCGTTGAGGCCGAGGGTCTTCTGGAAGACCGTGGGATTCGCGGTGGTGGCGGACACGGCGAGCATCGCCGAGTTGTTGTGGAGCATGAGGTTGCGGCCGACTTGGTCGGACGAGTTTGCGAGGCCGCGCGGATGCCGATCGCCGGCGGAGCGCAGGAGCAACGCGGCGGAGTTGATTGCCCCGCAGGCGATGACGACGATCCCGCCGGAAAACGCCTCGGTCGCCCCGTCGATCTCGGCGTCGACCTGGGTGACCTCGGTTCCCGCCGCGTTCGTGCGCAGACCGGTCACGCGGGCGTTGATCCGCAGCGTGACGTTGCCATGGGTCACCGCGCGATCCACGCAGGTCACCTGGGCATCGCACTTCGCATCCACGAGGCACGGGAATCCGTCGCACGTGTCGCACCGGATGCACGGGCGCGCGCGGGGTGCGGCGTCGTCACGGTTGATCGCCATCGGCAGCGGGAACGGGTGCAGTCCCTCCGCGCGCAGGGCGTCGGCGATCCCCTGGATGCGCGGCTCGTGGCGGAGCGGCGCAAACGCGTACGCGCGCGACGACGGCGGGTCGAGCGGGTCCTCGCCGTGGCGTCCGTGCACCATGTACAGGTGCTCCGCCGCGGCGTAGTATGGCTCGAAGTCGGCGTAGGCGAGCGGCCACGCCGGCGAGAGCCCGTCGTGATGGCGAACCTCGCCGAAGTCTCGCTCGCGCATCCGCAGTAGCGCCGCACCGTACACCTTCGTGTTGCCGCCGACGTAGTAGTTCATCTCCGGACGAAATGCGCGCCCGGCGCCGTCGTGCCAGACCTCGGCCGTCTTGTAGCGCGCGTCGGGGAAAACTGCGCCGGGGTCCCAGTTGGCCTTTTCCCTCGGGAGGTAGCCGCCGCGTTCCAGCAGGAGGATCCGCTTGCCCGTCGGCGCGAGCGCGTACGCGAGGGTGCCCCCGCCGGCGCCCGTGCCGACGATGATGACATCATAGGCGTCCACGTGCGGCCTCCTAGCCCCCGTGCATAAACGACGGGTAGAGCGTCATGCCGCCGTCCACGAGCACTGTCGTGCCGGTGATGTAGCCGGCGACGTCGGAGGCGAGCACGACCGCCATCTTGGCGATCTCGTCCGGCCGGCCCATCCGCCCCATCGGGATCTTGCTCATCAGGTCGGCCCGGGTCGACGGATCTTCCCACACGTCCGCGTTGATCGGCGTCTGGATCGCGCCCGGAGCGATCGCCAGGACGCGGACTCCGTGGGGCGCGGCCTCCTGCGCGAGCGTCTTCGTCAGCATGCTGAGGCCGGCCTTGCTGGCGGTGTACGCGGTGTACCCGGTCCAGGGAATGAACTCGTGCACCGAGGTGAGATTGAGCACGACCCCGCCCCGCTGCGGGATCATGCGCCGGAGCGCTTCGCGCGCGCACGCGTACGCGCCGTCAAGGTTGATCGCCAGCACCCGGCGCCACGCGTCCAGCGAGTACTCCCATGCGGGGGCGCGCGGTCCATCGACCCCGGCGTTGTTGACGAGGACGTCGATGCCGCCCCAGGTCCGGTCGAGCGCGGAGAACATCTGCGCGACCTGCGCCGCGTCCGAGACGTCCGCCGCGAGGGCGTGCGCGTCACCGCCCGCGCTCGTGATGCGCGCGACCACCTGCTCCGCCGCCTCGGGATGTACGACGTAGTTCACGCACACGCGGGCTCCCGCGCCCGCAAGCTCAAGCGCGATCGCCTCGCCGATGCCGGAGTTGGCGCCGGTCACCACCGCGCGCTTCTTGTCCAGACGAATCTCCACAAGCGTCCCCCCCAAGGCGGTCCCGTCCGTTCCTCGACGGCGACCGCGCAGTCCGTGCACGGCGCGGACGGCTCCGCGCGGAGGTCGCGCGGCGGTTAGAGCCGCGTCCGCTGCGCCGACCGCCGGTCGTTGACCAGCGTGCCGCTGTGCAAGACGCCGCGCATGGCACGAGCCCTCCACGAGACCGTGGAGTCATAGATCGGTTCGCGTGTGTCGACCGTCGAGATCAAGACGCCCGCCCTGTTCAGCGGCAACCGGCCGGTCACGACGCCGTCCGGGCGCACGAAGAAACTCGCCCAGCAGCTCTCCCGCGCGGAGGTGTTGCTGCAGCTGATCCAGACGTGGTTGGTGGCGGCGGCGGCCACCATCGTTGCGGGCATCGTGATTCCCGGCAGGGTGCCGCCTCTGTTGAGCGTGCGGAACCTGGCGCCGACATACTCGCGCATGTCCGTGAGGCGTTTCGGTGTGATGTGGCCGGCGTGATAGGAGTGGAACACCACGTGAACGCCCCTGCGCGTGTACTCGCGATACAGTTCCGGATACCGGTAGTCGTGGCAGATCAGGGCGCCGCACCGGACGCCGTCGACCGTGAACACGCTGCTGCGGTCACCCGGACTGTAGTGGGCGAGGTCGCCCGTCCGTCCCGACCGGTCTCCCGCGCAGAACCGTTTGTCGTAGCGGTCGACGACGGCGCCGCGGTCGTCGACGATGTAGAGGCTGTTGTGCGGCTTGTGCCTGCCGGTCAGCCGGTGAGTCGACCCCAGGACGACCCAGAGCCGCAACCGGCGCGCCAGATCGAGGACCGGGTCCGTGCACGCGGCGAGCCGCGCCCAATCGAATCCGTCGTAGGACGCGAAGTCCGCGCCCGCGTAGCCCGAGAGCGCGCACTCGGGAAAGTGCGTAACGCGCGCGCCGCGCTCCTTCGCGGCGCGCATCTGCCGCAGCACGTACCGTGCGTTGCGGCGGACATCGGCGTCGACGGGAAACTGGCAGGTCGCAATCCTGATGCGCATCGGTTGTCCGATCGGGCGTGTGGTGTCGGGTCGGTGTGCGGGGCCCGTCACGGGCATTGTACCACATCACTCCACGATGACCGTGAAGTCGACGCCTTCCCACCGTGCGGCCTGCGGCCAGTAGAACGTGAACCGGACGTCGGCGCCCCGGGCGAGTGCGGCCGTCGGAATGTCCGCCACGTGGACGCCGAGGCCGGTGTCCTGCGATGCGCTGTCCCGGACCGTCCGCCACGCGTCGTCGCTCCAGTGGACCACCGCGGGCGCGAGCGTTTCCACGCGCAGCGTGGTGCCGGCCGCGAGCGCGCGGCTCTTGTTGTTGAAGCGCCACGGCGTGTAGCGGCCGCCCGCGGTTTCACGGCCTGCGCGGTAGCGGGCGGCCGCTTGCGGAGGCATGTCGAACACGCGGCCGTCCGCGATCGAGCGGTGCAGCTTGATGTACTCCGCGTGCGCCCATACCAACGGCATCGCAGACCCTGACGGCCGTCCGAAGAACAGCTCCCGCGCCGGGAGATCGGGACCGTCCCACACCTGCTCCGGGATCAGCCCGCTGTCGCTCGCGAACGCTTCCATCGTCCGGAGGAGCTGTTCGGCGACTTCGCGGTGGCCAGCCGCGAGTTCGTAGTGCGCGCGCTCGCCCGTGAGCAGCGGCCACGCGCGGCCGACTCCGGTGCCGTCGAACGCGCGGCCGTCCTCGTGCTCCCCGTAGCCATCGCCGTTGTATCGGTGCCACGCCGGGCCGGCCGGAGTGTCCACCTTGAGGAGGGCGTCGATCACCCTGACCGTGTCGACGATGCGGGGATCGTCCGGCGCCCGGAGACCGAACCGGACGAGCGCGAGCGCGTCGGGGCTGATGAGCTGCGAGGCCGGCGCGGCGCTGCTGCCGGGCGGTCGGTTCTTGATCGGCACGAACCCGTCGCGCGACGCGGATTCGGCGACGTCGGGGGGCGCGATGCGGACGTAGTAGCCGCGAACGTCCAATCGTCTGGCAAGATCGGTGTTCGCGACGTACGTCCAGCGTTCGACGTTCGCGTTCCAGATGTCCGCGGTCTCGCGTAGGTAGCACGCCACGGCGGCGTCCCCGTTTAACTCCGCGAGGTCCGCGGCGGCGAGCAACCCGGCGATCTCTGCGGCAAGCGTGAACGGCGAGTACCCGGGGTCTTCCTCCCAGCGGTCCTGCTGGGTCACCGGCCCGTTGCGCACGACGAACCCGGCGGCGTTACGGACCATCGGCCAGTAGCGCTGGACGCCGATGGCATCGAGGTGGCCGCCGCGCCGCAGCAGGTCCACGAGCAGGATCGGCAACGCGGTTTCGTCCATCTGGACGCCTCCCCAGTACGGGGAGCCGTCCAGCCACATGTTCTGGGGCCAGTGGCCGTCCTCTTCCTGCGTCACCCGAAGGTAGTGCAGTACACGGCGGACATCTTGGATGCCCCCGGCGGCGAGCAGGCCGCTTGCGGACTCGACGAGGTCGCGGGGCCACACGAGGTGGTAGCCTCCCAGGTCGCCGTCCTCCTGCGCGAACCCCCACGGGATCGAGAGGCTCGCGATCATGCCCCCGGGGAACGTCTTCGACTCATGGGTCCGCAGCACCGCGGCGCTCGTTCGGTACACGTCCTTCCCCGCCTCGATGGGCGCGCTCGGGGCGCCGCGCCCCGGCGCCTTGGTGAGGCTGCGCTGCCACTCCTGCCAGCGCCGCACGTAGGTGTCTTTTGCCGGCTCGAAGCCGTCGAGCAGACTGGCGATGACCCGATGGCCCGCCTCGGCCGCGTCCGCGCCAAATCCCAGCGCGAGCACACACTCGCCGTCGGCGGCCTGGAGGTCGATTTCTGCGACGAGCGCGACGTTGCCGTTCTCGGCCCGCGGGTATGCCCACGTCAGGTGTTTGTTCCGGACCAGGTCCTGCCAGCCGTCCGAGACCCCGACAAATCCCACCGACCGCGCGCGCCATGGCGCGGAGCACCCCAGGGCGAGCGCACTTCCGTCCCGTTCCGCGAACAGCATCGGCGCGCCTTTGAACGCGTCGGTCCACGCGGTGTTGCCACCGCCGTGGTTGCTGAGATGGGGCGCAAGCAGTACGTACAGGTGATAGTCCTGTACGCTGCCGGTGAGCGGGACGAAGCGCGTCCGCTGGAGAACTGAGTCGCGCGCGGGATCCGCGATGATGTCCTTCTCGATGCGGTACCGCCCGTTGAGACAGGTGTTGACGACCCGGTAGGCCGGCACCCCGGGCGCCGCGCGGAATACCTCCGAGCGAGTATGGCGCTTCTCCTCCGAAAAGAACGTGTGTCCGTCCGTGACGATCAGGCCCATGTCGCGCGTGCAGGCCCGGTCCTGCCGCGGCCAGTACACCTCATTCAGGATGCCGTGACTCAGTGTGAACCAGATGCGGCTCGCGAAGCTCAGCGCCGTGCCCACGCCGGTCTTGGCGCTCGATGTCCATCGCGCCGGGGAGCCGGGCCACCCTGGTGCCTGCGTTGCGGGATCGTCCATCGTCGGTGCCCTCCAGGAACCATCCTACCCGACAATCCGTCCTCCCGGCGGGTGACCTGAGCCGTCGCCCCGGAGACCGTCCATGGCCGAAGCCGGCGCGGACCCTCGCGGGCCGGGGTCGGCCGCGCTGATCAACAGACCGGTGATGATGCAGGCGGCGCCCACCACCGGGACCGCGCCGTAGCCCCACCGATCGGCTGCGGCGCCCCCGATCGCGGCGCCGGCCGCCCCCGCAAGCGCCGTCGTCGCGGTGAAGATGCCGATCGCTTCGCCTTCGCCCATCGGGGCGCGCTGTGCGGCGACCGCCACGCCGCTGACGCCGATCAGGGCCCAGGACGTCACGACGACCGCGAACCACAGTTCGGCCCAGGCACTCCGGCCGGGCACCGGCGCGTACGCGAGCGCCGCGAGGATCACGAGCGCAAGCAGGCGGACGGCGAATCCCAATTGCAGTACGCGGGTCGCCCCCAGCCGGTTCGTCAACCGTCCGGCCGGGGCGTACAGGAAGAGCGAGATCACGACCGCAGCCGCGTAGCTGAGGGACGCACGCGCGGGGCCGACCTGGAAGACGTGCTGCATCAACACCGGATAGACCGCGTAGTATGCAGGCCCTCCCGCGTCCGCCAGCAGCCATGTGCCGAGGAAGCGGCCGAACGGCGTGGCGAGCGTCTTGCCGAGCGAGCGCAGCGTTTCGAGGCGCAGCGCGTGGAAGTTTCGGGAGAGGCTGCCGGGCCCGTGCTCAACGTGCATCACCGGAACCGGGGCATCCACCACGGGCCGGCCGGTCGAGAGGCGGGGCGGTGTGCGCGTCGCCGGCCAGCCGAGCACCGCGCCGGCCGCGGTCAGCGCGCCGCAGATCAGCAGCCCGGCCCTCAGGTCCGTGCGGCCCGTCGCCCCCGCCAGGACGAGGCCACTGATCCAGCCGAGGCCGTAGACTGTTTGCAGCCCGCCGATGCGGACGGACCATTCGTCTTTTGGATAGACCTCCACCACGAACATATACGCGACCGTGGACGCGGCGGACGAGCCGAGCCCGAGCAGGAGGGCGAGCAGCACCCACGTGCCGATGTGGGACGCAAACGCAAACGCGCCGACGGCCGAGGCCGTGACCGCCATGCCTCCCGCCAGCAGCGCCCGATGCACGCGCCAGCGATCGGCGAGTTCGCCCCACAGCGGCGCGGCGATGCTCCCCAGGTTCATCGACGCGATGACGAGCCCGATCTGGCCGGCGGTTCCACCCCGGATGACCGTCAGCGGCAGCAGGATCGGCAGGCCGCCGGCGACGCTGACA
Coding sequences within:
- a CDS encoding MFS transporter; protein product: MAPRPAEIAVVYLSGLAQGVALVTFPALGGVLTSPRLYGLSASRYGALFLPLVVLAIIASSLSPRLASRVGMKWVLVGGLCANVVSMGVLVLSQRVTGRPDAAYGALLVATAALGAGFGATLTALNTYVQTLFPTRTEAALPALHAFLGTGTTLAPVLAAVFMRGTAWWLLPSGVALALLGLVAASLTQRLRAASDARGPASIRAAFPPRFARRLWVYAGAVALYGTCETLFGNWATIYLHGDAGVSAYWADVALAAFWAMVTAGRIGAAAVSAWVPETGIYRALPVLVLAAFVAIPRVGGATAGVVAFGFAGLACSAFFPLSISFAEDELSGWAATASGTLVAVYMVGYGIGAYGVGAARDAGHLTLSAIYTAAAVLAAGMAVLAVLVTRSSGASR
- a CDS encoding GMC family oxidoreductase, coding for MDAYDVIIVGTGAGGGTLAYALAPTGKRILLLERGGYLPREKANWDPGAVFPDARYKTAEVWHDGAGRAFRPEMNYYVGGNTKVYGAALLRMRERDFGEVRHHDGLSPAWPLAYADFEPYYAAAEHLYMVHGRHGEDPLDPPSSRAYAFAPLRHEPRIQGIADALRAEGLHPFPLPMAINRDDAAPRARPCIRCDTCDGFPCLVDAKCDAQVTCVDRAVTHGNVTLRINARVTGLRTNAAGTEVTQVDAEIDGATEAFSGGIVVIACGAINSAALLLRSAGDRHPRGLANSSDQVGRNLMLHNNSAMLAVSATTANPTVFQKTLGLNDFYFTGPDVDYPLGHIQLMGKSKPEMLRGETPAVTPYGALEYVTGHAVDWWMTTEDLPRPDNRVTLDAADQIVLTYAPNNEEPHRRLVGLLEQMLRRTGHAHTFLPHTAYFAKRVPLAAVCHQVGTCRFGTDPRTSVLDLMCRTHDVANLYVVDGSFFPSISSVNPSLTIIANALRVAEHLRARLGAA
- the fabG gene encoding 3-oxoacyl-ACP reductase FabG translates to MEIRLDKKRAVVTGANSGIGEAIALELAGAGARVCVNYVVHPEAAEQVVARITSAGGDAHALAADVSDAAQVAQMFSALDRTWGGIDVLVNNAGVDGPRAPAWEYSLDAWRRVLAINLDGAYACAREALRRMIPQRGGVVLNLTSVHEFIPWTGYTAYTASKAGLSMLTKTLAQEAAPHGVRVLAIAPGAIQTPINADVWEDPSTRADLMSKIPMGRMGRPDEIAKMAVVLASDVAGYITGTTVLVDGGMTLYPSFMHGG
- a CDS encoding carbon-nitrogen hydrolase family protein, encoding MRIRIATCQFPVDADVRRNARYVLRQMRAAKERGARVTHFPECALSGYAGADFASYDGFDWARLAACTDPVLDLARRLRLWVVLGSTHRLTGRHKPHNSLYIVDDRGAVVDRYDKRFCAGDRSGRTGDLAHYSPGDRSSVFTVDGVRCGALICHDYRYPELYREYTRRGVHVVFHSYHAGHITPKRLTDMREYVGARFRTLNRGGTLPGITMPATMVAAAATNHVWISCSNTSARESCWASFFVRPDGVVTGRLPLNRAGVLISTVDTREPIYDSTVSWRARAMRGVLHSGTLVNDRRSAQRTRL
- a CDS encoding glucan 1,4-alpha-glucosidase, which codes for MDDPATQAPGWPGSPARWTSSAKTGVGTALSFASRIWFTLSHGILNEVYWPRQDRACTRDMGLIVTDGHTFFSEEKRHTRSEVFRAAPGVPAYRVVNTCLNGRYRIEKDIIADPARDSVLQRTRFVPLTGSVQDYHLYVLLAPHLSNHGGGNTAWTDAFKGAPMLFAERDGSALALGCSAPWRARSVGFVGVSDGWQDLVRNKHLTWAYPRAENGNVALVAEIDLQAADGECVLALGFGADAAEAGHRVIASLLDGFEPAKDTYVRRWQEWQRSLTKAPGRGAPSAPIEAGKDVYRTSAAVLRTHESKTFPGGMIASLSIPWGFAQEDGDLGGYHLVWPRDLVESASGLLAAGGIQDVRRVLHYLRVTQEEDGHWPQNMWLDGSPYWGGVQMDETALPILLVDLLRRGGHLDAIGVQRYWPMVRNAAGFVVRNGPVTQQDRWEEDPGYSPFTLAAEIAGLLAAADLAELNGDAAVACYLRETADIWNANVERWTYVANTDLARRLDVRGYYVRIAPPDVAESASRDGFVPIKNRPPGSSAAPASQLISPDALALVRFGLRAPDDPRIVDTVRVIDALLKVDTPAGPAWHRYNGDGYGEHEDGRAFDGTGVGRAWPLLTGERAHYELAAGHREVAEQLLRTMEAFASDSGLIPEQVWDGPDLPARELFFGRPSGSAMPLVWAHAEYIKLHRSIADGRVFDMPPQAAARYRAGRETAGGRYTPWRFNNKSRALAAGTTLRVETLAPAVVHWSDDAWRTVRDSASQDTGLGVHVADIPTAALARGADVRFTFYWPQAARWEGVDFTVIVE
- a CDS encoding MFS transporter encodes the protein MTGTSAGGARGGLGHIELWYLAYALFGVSVAGGLPILLPLTVIRGGTAGQIGLVIASMNLGSIAAPLWGELADRWRVHRALLAGGMAVTASAVGAFAFASHIGTWVLLALLLGLGSSAASTVAYMFVVEVYPKDEWSVRIGGLQTVYGLGWISGLVLAGATGRTDLRAGLLICGALTAAGAVLGWPATRTPPRLSTGRPVVDAPVPVMHVEHGPGSLSRNFHALRLETLRSLGKTLATPFGRFLGTWLLADAGGPAYYAVYPVLMQHVFQVGPARASLSYAAAVVISLFLYAPAGRLTNRLGATRVLQLGFAVRLLALVILAALAYAPVPGRSAWAELWFAVVVTSWALIGVSGVAVAAQRAPMGEGEAIGIFTATTALAGAAGAAIGGAAADRWGYGAVPVVGAACIITGLLISAADPGPRGSAPASAMDGLRGDGSGHPPGGRIVG